CCGAAGCGCTGCCCACCGTCCAGATATCGGTGGCCGAACGGACGGCGAGGGCCTGCGGAAAGCTGTTCTCCGGCAGCGTGGACTCCTGCTTCCACGACGTCCCGTCCCAGCGCAGCGCGACAGCCTCGACAGCGGTGGCACTCTTCAGCCGATAGCCCACGGCCCAGGCCTGCTGGTCGCTCAGCGCTGCTATCGCGGTCAGATCACCCTTCTGCACGGGCACCGGCGTCGCCTGCCACCGGTCCGCGCGTGACGCGCGTGACGCGGCGGATGCGGGGGAGGTGCCGGAGGCAGGGGAGAGGGTGGTTGCGGCGGAGGCGGCCGGTTCACCGTTCAGGCCGGCCAGGGCCAGTGTCCCGGTGACCAGGGTGGCGGCAAGTGCCGCCAGCAGGGGCACCCGGCCGCGACGCCGCCCGGGCGGGGAGCTACTCGTTGACATACGAAGTTCCTTGTCTGGTGGAGGGGTGGATCCGGGGGGGGAGGTGGAACGCCCGCCGTCTAGACCGTGGTGGTGATGACGAAGTCGAAGGTGCCGGTGTAGAGGCCGGCCGCCGGGCCGGTGAGCCCGATGGTGCAGGCGCGGTTGAGCAGCCGGTCGGCGGCGTTGAGGGCCGCGAAGTCCCGGCCGTACGCCCGGGTGTTGTCGGGGAAATACAGCTGGGTGACGAGTACGGGTCCACCGGAGATCTGCAGCTGGGTGTGGATATGCGGTGCCCGTTGGCCCCAACGGCCCCAGTAGTCACGGGGGATGATGGTCCGGAGCAGGTAGGCGCCTCTGCTGTCCGTGTACTGGTGACCGCGGAGCGAGAAGCCCGAAGTGTCGTAGTCGCCGTTCTGATCGCACTGCCAGAACTCGATGAGCGTGTCGGGCAGCGGCTTGCAGGCGGTGTCGTACACGACTCCGCGGAGGTCGAGCCGTACCCCGCGAATGGCCGGCGTGATCAGATCACCCCGAGCGGGGGAGTGGGGCTTGAACAGTGGGCCCTCGATGGCTGCCGGGGTTTCCTGCCCCGAGCAGGCCGGGGTGACGGCGAGCGGGAGGGTCGCGCGGCGGGCCGGCGATGACCGGCTCGGCTCCGCTGCCTCGGCCGCCGGGCCGGCCGAGGCGGCCACGCTCGCCCCGAGGGCCACGGAGGTCACCCCTGCGGAGGTGGACCTGAGGAAGGACCTCCTCGAACTTCTCTGTGCGCCGTCTGCCCGTGGGGGCGGCTGCGGG
This genomic stretch from Streptomyces nigrescens harbors:
- a CDS encoding dioxygenase; this encodes MALGASVAASAGPAAEAAEPSRSSPARRATLPLAVTPACSGQETPAAIEGPLFKPHSPARGDLITPAIRGVRLDLRGVVYDTACKPLPDTLIEFWQCDQNGDYDTSGFSLRGHQYTDSRGAYLLRTIIPRDYWGRWGQRAPHIHTQLQISGGPVLVTQLYFPDNTRAYGRDFAALNAADRLLNRACTIGLTGPAAGLYTGTFDFVITTTV